In a genomic window of Candidatus Coatesbacteria bacterium:
- a CDS encoding biotin--[acetyl-CoA-carboxylase] ligase gives MKKNGSILQAFLEEAQREMNKLIDWRIERYRSLTSTNDVVLRVGRTGAPEGLVVTARSQTAGRGRRGASWSSPLGGLWFSVLLRPDLPAAENDLFSQLAAVALHAPLSRYLRVRLKPPNDLYSGGRKFAGVLTETEIRGKRSSFVVIGVGVNVNFAREQLPVEVRETATTMFSESGRVFDLGKLLDELLASLARSYAVLLTDPLEIRDEYLALVTAHPLGLEDGGA, from the coding sequence ATGAAGAAGAACGGTTCGATCCTCCAGGCCTTCCTCGAGGAAGCGCAGCGCGAGATGAACAAGCTGATCGATTGGCGCATCGAGCGTTACCGGAGCCTGACCTCGACCAACGACGTCGTGCTGCGCGTGGGTCGCACCGGGGCGCCGGAGGGGTTGGTGGTGACGGCGCGTAGCCAGACGGCGGGACGCGGCCGCCGCGGGGCTTCGTGGAGCAGTCCCCTGGGCGGGCTGTGGTTCAGCGTTCTGCTGCGGCCCGACCTGCCGGCGGCCGAGAACGACCTGTTCAGTCAACTGGCCGCCGTGGCCCTGCACGCTCCGCTCTCCCGTTACCTGCGGGTCCGGTTGAAACCGCCCAACGATCTATACTCCGGGGGGCGCAAGTTCGCCGGGGTGTTGACCGAAACCGAGATTCGCGGAAAACGCAGCTCCTTCGTCGTCATCGGCGTGGGCGTCAACGTCAACTTCGCCCGGGAGCAGCTCCCCGTCGAGGTCCGCGAAACGGCGACGACGATGTTCAGCGAATCGGGCCGCGTCTTCGATCTGGGCAAGCTCCTCGACGAGCTGCTGGCCTCCCTGGCCCGCAGTTATGCGGTCCTGCTGACGGACCCCCTGGAGATCCGCGACGAGTACCTGGCCCTGGTCACCGCCCACCCCCTGGGGTTGGAGGACGGCGGGGCCTGA
- the hpt gene encoding hypoxanthine phosphoribosyltransferase: MRVIIPEQRIAARVQELAEAINRDFAGRKLLVLGILKGSLIFLADLVRRLRLPIRYEVVVLSSYKDGTTPGDVDFFGELPAARPDEEILIVEDIIDTGHTLERLRDWLNEQYDRPVSLCVFLNKLGRRDADVAPDYVGFTLRTRAFVVGYGLDYAEGYRNLPYIAALESGETA, encoded by the coding sequence ATGCGCGTAATCATCCCCGAACAGCGAATCGCCGCCCGGGTGCAGGAGCTGGCCGAGGCGATCAACCGTGATTTCGCCGGGCGCAAACTGCTGGTGCTGGGCATCCTCAAGGGCTCGCTGATCTTCCTGGCGGACCTGGTCCGCCGCTTGCGCCTGCCGATCCGTTACGAGGTCGTCGTCCTCTCCAGCTACAAGGACGGCACCACCCCGGGCGACGTCGACTTCTTCGGCGAGCTGCCCGCGGCCCGGCCCGACGAGGAGATCCTGATCGTCGAGGACATCATCGACACCGGCCACACCCTGGAGCGGTTGCGTGACTGGTTGAACGAGCAGTACGACCGTCCGGTCAGCCTGTGTGTCTTCCTGAACAAACTCGGTCGGCGCGATGCCGACGTCGCGCCCGACTACGTCGGTTTTACCCTGCGTACCCGGGCCTTCGTCGTCGGCTACGGCCTGGACTACGCCGAGGGCTACCGCAACCTGCCCTACATCGCCGCCCTCGAGTCCGGGGAGACGGCGTGA